Proteins encoded in a region of the Takifugu flavidus isolate HTHZ2018 chromosome 8, ASM371156v2, whole genome shotgun sequence genome:
- the prkcz gene encoding protein kinase C zeta type — MDQDWNQDLDLWPLKIKAHYRGDMLMTDLPASLTFDQLCEEVKMLCSVARFQPITLKWIDDEGDPCTISSQLELQEALRIYSRQRKSWLLLHVFPSVPQQPGMVCPGEDKSIYRARARRWRRLYQVNGHLFQTKRFNRNVPCGRCAGRIWGLRTQGYKCINCNVLLHKRCHRLLPLTCPLLMDPVMPSQEPPPDDKGEEDLAPVLSEDTDGIFLPNERMEAKTDDSEDISAVVDGIGGMKLSQALVLGLPDFELIRVIGRGSYAKVLLVRLKKNEQMYAMKVVKKELVHDDEDIDWVQTEKHVFEQASANPFLVGLHSCFQTQSRLFLVIEYVKGGDLMFHMQRQRKLPEEHARFYAAEICIALNFLHEKGIIYRDLKLDNVLLDHEGHVKLTDYGMCKEGIQPGDTTSTFCGTPNYIAPEILRGEDYGFSVDWWALGVLMFEMMAGRSPFDIITDNPDMNTEEYLFQVILEKPIRIPRSLSVKAASVLKGFLNKDPKDRLGCQAQMGFTDIKSHTFFRSIDWDQLDKKEVTPPFKPQILDDYGLENFDTQFTNEPVQLTPDDDDVIKRIDQSEFEGFEYINPLLLSADESA; from the exons ATGGATCAGGACTGGaaccaggacctggacctgtggCCGCTGAAGATTAAAGCGCATTACCGTGG GGACATGCTGATGACCGACCTCCCAgcctctttgacctttgaccagctgtgtgaggaggtgaagatgctgTGCAGCGTTGCCAGGTTCCAGCCAATCACGTTGAAGTGGattgatgatgaag GAGATCCATGTACCATCTCatcccagctggagctgcaggaggctctTCGGATTTACAGTCGACAACGGAAGtcgtggctgctgctgcacg TGTTCCCCAGTGTTCCCCAGCAGCCTGGCATGGTCTGTCCTGGAGAGGATA AATCTATTTACCGGGCCAGAGCAAGAAGATGGCGGAGGCTGTATCAAGTGAACGGACACCTCTTCCAGACTAAACGCTTTAACAGG aacgTGCCCTGCGGCCGCTGCGCTGGCAGGATATGGGGCCTCAGGACGCAGGGCTACAAGTGCATCAACTGCAACGTGCTGCTGCATAAGCGCTGCCACAGACTCCTCCCACTGACCTGTCCCCTGCTTATG GATCCAGTCATGCCATCACAGGAACCCCCTCCAGATGACAAGGGTGAGGAGGACCTTGCACCTGTCCTCAGCGAGGACACAGACGGGA TCTTTTTACCAAATGAGCGAATGGAGGCTAAAACGGACGATTCTGAG gacatcagtgcAGTGGTGGACGGCATTGGCGGCATGAAGCTGTCCCAGGCTCTAGTTTTGGGTCTGCCCGACTTTGAACTGATTCGTGTGATTGGGCGAGGCAGCTACGCCAAAGTTCTCTTGGTGCGTCTGAAGAAGAACGAGCAGATGTACGCAATGAaggtggtgaagaaggagctggtCCATGATGATGAG GACATTGACTGGGTTCAGACGGAGAAACACGTGTTTGAGCAGGCGTCTGCCAACCCTTTCCTGGTCGGCCTCCACTCCTGTTTCCAGACACAAAGTCG GTTATTTCTGGTCATTGAATACGTCAAAGGTGGTGACTTGATGTTTCATATGCAACGACAGCGGAAGCTTCCTGAAGAACATGCCAG ATTTTATGCGGCTGAAATCTGCATTGCTCTGAACTTCCTGCATGAAAAGGGAATTATCTACCGTGACCTGAAGCTGGACAACGTGCTGCTGGACCATGAAGGACACGTTAAACTGACCGATTATGGAATGTGCAAA GAGGGAATTCAACCAGGTGACACCaccagcaccttttgtggaacaCCAAACTACATTGCACCAGAGATCCTGAGAGGAGAGGACTATG GCTTCAGTGTGGACTGGTGGGCGCTGGGCGTGTTGATGTTCGAGATGATGGCGGGCAGGTCTCCATttgacatcatcactgacaaTCCTGACATGAACACAGAGGAGTATCTGTTCCAAG TTATTCTAGAGAAGCCCATTCGTATTCCCAGATCTCTGTCGGTGAAAGCTGCCAGTGTGCTCAAAGGGTTCCTCAACAAG GATCCAAAGGACCGGCTGGGCTGTCAGGCCCAGATGGGTTTCACAGACATCAAGTCTCACACATTTTTCCGCAGCATTGACTGGGATCAG cttgACAAGAAGGAGGTGACGCCGCCCTTTAAGCCTCAAATCCTCGATGATTATGGTCTGGAAAACTTTGATACACAGTTTACTAACGAGCCTGTGCAGCTAACGCCGGATGATGA CGATGTGATCAAAAGAATCGACCAATCAGAGTTTGAGGGGTTTGAGTACATCAACCCTCTGCTGCTGTCCGCTGATGAGTCGGCGTAA
- the si:ch73-70k4.1 gene encoding Fanconi anemia core complex-associated protein 20, with protein sequence MCDIHFKSKLKRRKTFVENQQGTRSPREAPNRNPTWQESPAIPESRAWGGPQAGTGESKESGSASAVSGSLFQNPEVGTKPPDCGNTFGDLLPDGNGVPKKSPLEPAVEILWALTLKAFLTKPENQHRYQVPELPQSPTEGLTSATVVNQDHRDNTQDVPPFPKSSSSPAQTDPPAEAAVTSQNIKTVSSHDHKPALPSSSSSSAASNSRVEQTSVCGPEPAAVLQRCPMCCLLFPSGFSQMDLDTHLALCLSEVRTDMTW encoded by the exons atgtgtgacattcatttcaaatctaAATTGAAAAGACGGAAGACGTTTGTGGAAAATCAGCAAGGAACTCGGTCACCGAGAGAAGCTCCGAACAGGAATCCCACATGGCAGGAGAGCCCGGCGATACCGGAGAGCCGAGCCTGGGGGGGTCCGCAGGCTGGGACGGGGGAGTCCAAG GAATCCGGATCCGCATCAGCCGTTTCCGGCTCCCTTTTCCAGAACCCCGAGGTCGGGACCAAACCTCCAGATTGCGGAAACACGTTTGGCGACTTGTTACCGGACGGAAACGGGGTTCCTAAAAAAAGCCCTCTGG AACCTGCTGTGGAGATACTCTGGGCTCTGACCCTGAAGGCTTTTCTCACCAAACCAGAGAACCAGCACCGATACCAAGTTCCAGAACTGCCACAGTCTCCCACAGAG GGTCTCACATCGGCGACTGTGGTCAACCAGGACCACCGTGATAACACTCAAGACGTCCCTCCCTTTCCAAAGTCGTCTTCCAGTCCAGCACAGACCGACcctccagcagaagcagcggtCACCAGTCAGAACATCAAGACTGTTTCCAGTCACGACCACAAACCAGCActtccatcttcatcttcatcttcagcaGCGTCAAACAGCAGGGTGGAGCAGACGAGTGTCTGTGGACCGGAACCAGCAGCAGTTCTGCAGAGATGTCCCATGTGTTGCCTGTTGTTTCCTTCTGG GTTCTCCCAGATGGATCTTGACACCCACCTggccctctgtctgtctgaggtCAGGACAGACATGACCTGGTGA